The Salmonella enterica subsp. houtenae serovar Houten genome has a segment encoding these proteins:
- the maa gene encoding maltose O-acetyltransferase produces MSDEKQKMIAGALYCPTDETLFQDRLRARRLIHQYNHTTPDEINKRQAILRDLLG; encoded by the coding sequence ATGAGTGATGAAAAACAAAAAATGATCGCTGGGGCGTTGTATTGTCCGACCGATGAAACGTTATTCCAGGATCGTCTGCGGGCGCGACGACTCATCCATCAGTACAATCATACTACGCCTGATGAAATAAATAAGCGTCAGGCGATTTTACGCGACCTGTTGGGCTGA
- the maA gene encoding maltose O-acetyltransferase: MLDVCPIHIGDNCMLAPGVHIYTATHPLDAIERNSGKELGKPVTIGNNVWIGGRAVINPGVTIGDNAVVASGAVVIKNVPSDVVVGGNPARIIKNL; encoded by the coding sequence ATGCTTGATGTTTGCCCAATTCATATCGGCGACAATTGTATGCTTGCGCCAGGGGTACATATCTATACCGCCACGCATCCGCTGGACGCCATCGAACGCAACAGCGGCAAAGAATTAGGCAAACCTGTCACTATCGGAAATAACGTCTGGATAGGCGGACGAGCCGTCATTAATCCGGGTGTAACCATCGGCGATAACGCCGTCGTCGCCTCAGGCGCTGTGGTGATAAAAAATGTACCGTCTGATGTCGTGGTAGGCGGAAATCCGGCGAGAATCATTAAAAATTTGTAG
- the ylaC gene encoding Putative inner membrane protein, whose amino-acid sequence MTEIQRLLSETIDDLNVREKRDNRPRFSISFIRKHPGLFIAMYAAWFATLAVMLQSETLVGSVWLLVVLFIVFNGFFFFDIAPRYHYDDIDVLDLRVCYNGEWYNTRFVPPTLIETILQSPQVDNEHKVQLQKMVARKGELSFYDIFTLARTEASR is encoded by the coding sequence ATGACAGAGATACAGCGCCTGCTTAGCGAAACTATTGATGACTTAAACGTCCGTGAAAAACGCGATAACAGGCCGCGTTTTAGTATCAGTTTTATCCGCAAGCATCCCGGGTTATTTATCGCGATGTATGCCGCCTGGTTTGCGACGCTGGCGGTCATGCTGCAATCAGAAACGCTGGTGGGATCAGTGTGGCTGTTAGTGGTGTTATTTATCGTATTTAATGGCTTCTTCTTTTTCGACATCGCCCCGCGTTATCACTATGACGACATCGACGTGCTGGATCTCCGGGTCTGTTACAACGGCGAATGGTACAACACCCGCTTTGTTCCCCCCACGCTCATTGAGACGATTCTTCAGTCTCCACAGGTGGATAATGAGCATAAAGTCCAGCTGCAAAAAATGGTTGCCCGTAAAGGCGAACTTTCCTTCTACGATATTTTTACGCTGGCCCGCACAGAAGCCAGCCGGTAA
- the rpmE2 gene encoding 50S ribosomal protein L31, protein MKPDIHPVYRTVVFHDTSANEYVKVGSTIKTEREIELDGVTYPYVTIDVSSKSHPFYTGKQKTFDNEGSAARFQKRFGRFIGAKRG, encoded by the coding sequence ATGAAACCTGATATCCATCCTGTGTACCGCACCGTCGTATTTCACGACACCAGCGCAAATGAATATGTGAAAGTGGGGTCAACTATCAAAACCGAACGTGAAATCGAACTGGACGGTGTAACGTATCCATATGTCACCATTGATGTGTCATCAAAATCGCATCCTTTTTATACCGGTAAACAAAAAACGTTTGATAACGAAGGTAGCGCCGCGCGTTTCCAGAAACGTTTTGGTCGTTTTATCGGCGCTAAACGGGGGTAA
- the yjcC_1 gene encoding Uncharacterized protein ylaB: MTTRHLVSLVTGVLILSVLFPIGLSLWLAHRQVEKRFNEELDIFSSRVALRTERVSDQAKAALTHIASFKGEPCSSAHLLAMRRVSYSFRYVQEVLYLKNTIPVCSSLEKESHIPAFPPPMKITQDGYRAWFTAQNDLGIKRYMAALGSDNYIVMIDPASFIDVIPFGAWPIDVAIIGRERNTVVASSGKLDPAILPLIQHETPLRLENRGIQYAIHPFPEMGITIVSWAPTAPLERSWYRQAFIWLPAGIVTGLLAAAFILRILRRLQSPRHRLQDAIDNREINVHYQPIVSLSSGKIVGAEALARWQQADGTFLSPEIFIALAEQTGLTEPLTRLIIETVFEDMGSWLTSHPEQHISINIEASDLASETLPALLSTLLNRSQISPSQIALELTEREFADPKTSAPIVARYRNAGHSIYIDDFGTGYSSLSYLQNLDVDVLKIDKSFVDALEYKNVTPHIIEMAKTLKLKMVAEGIETTRQEQWLRQHGVHYGQGWLYSKPLPGAAFILWAEQRL; this comes from the coding sequence GTGACAACACGACATCTGGTCAGCCTGGTAACGGGAGTGCTTATCCTGTCTGTCCTTTTCCCGATAGGATTGAGTCTGTGGCTGGCGCACCGTCAAGTTGAAAAAAGGTTTAATGAAGAGCTGGATATCTTCTCGTCCCGGGTGGCGCTACGTACAGAAAGGGTCAGTGACCAGGCAAAAGCCGCGTTAACGCATATCGCCTCCTTTAAAGGCGAGCCCTGCAGCAGCGCTCATTTACTCGCCATGCGTCGCGTGTCTTATAGCTTTCGGTATGTTCAGGAAGTTCTGTACCTTAAAAATACGATTCCCGTTTGCTCCTCACTTGAAAAAGAGAGCCATATTCCCGCTTTCCCTCCGCCCATGAAAATCACCCAGGACGGTTATCGCGCCTGGTTTACGGCGCAAAACGATCTGGGTATAAAACGCTATATGGCGGCACTCGGGAGCGATAACTATATCGTGATGATCGACCCCGCGTCTTTTATCGATGTGATTCCGTTTGGAGCATGGCCAATTGACGTCGCTATTATTGGCCGGGAACGCAATACTGTGGTTGCCAGCAGCGGTAAGCTTGACCCCGCGATTCTTCCGCTAATTCAACATGAGACGCCCCTGCGGCTGGAAAATCGAGGCATTCAGTATGCTATCCACCCCTTTCCGGAAATGGGCATTACTATCGTAAGCTGGGCACCGACCGCTCCGCTGGAAAGGAGCTGGTATCGACAGGCGTTTATCTGGCTACCGGCGGGCATCGTAACGGGTCTGCTGGCCGCGGCGTTTATTCTGCGTATTTTGCGTCGGCTACAGTCGCCCCGCCACCGTCTCCAGGATGCGATAGACAATCGCGAAATTAACGTACACTATCAGCCTATTGTCTCCCTGAGCAGCGGAAAAATTGTCGGCGCCGAAGCCTTAGCTCGCTGGCAACAGGCGGACGGTACCTTCCTTTCGCCGGAAATTTTTATCGCGCTGGCTGAACAAACCGGGCTTACGGAGCCGCTAACCCGGCTAATCATCGAAACCGTTTTTGAAGACATGGGGAGTTGGTTAACGTCCCATCCCGAACAGCATATTTCAATCAATATTGAGGCATCCGACCTGGCGTCGGAAACGCTCCCGGCGCTGTTAAGCACGCTACTGAACCGTAGCCAAATTTCCCCGTCGCAAATCGCGCTTGAGTTAACGGAACGCGAGTTCGCCGATCCGAAAACCAGTGCGCCAATTGTCGCCAGATACCGTAACGCAGGACATTCAATTTATATTGATGACTTTGGCACCGGCTATTCCAGCCTCAGCTACTTACAAAATCTGGATGTGGATGTCCTTAAAATTGATAAATCTTTTGTCGATGCGCTGGAATATAAAAACGTCACGCCGCATATTATTGAAATGGCGAAAACGCTCAAACTTAAAATGGTCGCAGAAGGTATCGAAACGACCAGGCAAGAACAGTGGCTACGCCAGCATGGCGTACATTATGGTCAGGGCTGGTTATACAGTAAACCGCTACCCGGCGCGGCATTTATTCTTTGGGCGGAACAGCGGCTATAA
- the SBOV04221 gene encoding methylated-DNA-[protein]-cysteine S-methyltransferase, translating to MDIQDTFPQRVWQIIASIPEGFVTTYGDVARLAGSPRAARQVGGVLKRLPEGSTLPWHRVVNRHGAISLTGPDLQRQRQALLAEGVVVSGSGQIDLQRYRWVY from the coding sequence ATGGATATTCAGGACACATTTCCTCAGCGCGTCTGGCAAATCATCGCCTCGATCCCGGAAGGTTTTGTCACGACCTACGGCGATGTCGCCCGGCTTGCCGGTTCGCCTCGGGCGGCGCGCCAGGTCGGCGGAGTTTTAAAACGTCTGCCGGAAGGCAGCACTTTGCCATGGCATCGGGTGGTGAACCGCCACGGCGCGATATCACTTACCGGGCCGGATCTACAACGGCAACGCCAGGCATTACTGGCGGAAGGCGTGGTGGTGTCGGGAAGCGGGCAAATCGATTTACAACGCTATCGCTGGGTGTATTAA
- a CDS encoding lipoprotein, producing the protein MKLVHIVSGLAVAISLAACADKSADIQTPAPNPNMSITANQSTIQQPNVSGTVWIRQKVALPPDAVLTVTLSDASLADTPSKVLSQKAVRTEGKQAPFSFVLPFNPSDIQPNARILLSAAITVDNKLVFITDSVKPVINNGGTKADLTLVPVQQTAVPVQASGGATTTVPSTSPTQVNPSSAVPAPTQY; encoded by the coding sequence ATGAAACTCGTGCACATCGTAAGTGGTTTAGCGGTTGCGATATCTCTGGCGGCCTGCGCTGATAAAAGCGCTGATATCCAGACGCCTGCGCCAAACCCTAACATGTCGATTACAGCTAACCAGTCTACTATTCAGCAACCCAATGTTTCCGGCACCGTCTGGATCCGCCAGAAGGTCGCTCTGCCGCCAGATGCGGTGCTGACCGTGACGCTTTCAGATGCTTCTCTGGCTGATACGCCGTCTAAGGTGCTGTCGCAAAAAGCGGTACGGACCGAAGGTAAACAGGCGCCTTTCAGTTTTGTGTTGCCGTTTAACCCATCAGATATTCAACCTAACGCGCGTATTCTCCTGAGCGCGGCCATCACCGTTGACAACAAGCTGGTGTTTATTACCGATAGCGTGAAACCGGTGATTAATAATGGCGGCACCAAAGCGGATCTGACGCTGGTACCGGTACAGCAAACGGCGGTGCCTGTTCAGGCCAGCGGTGGTGCGACGACGACGGTTCCATCGACTTCGCCGACCCAAGTCAATCCGTCCTCTGCCGTTCCTGCGCCTACCCAGTATTAA
- the tesB gene encoding acyl-CoA thioesterase II, protein MSQTLNNLLTLLNLEKIEEGLFRGQSEDLGLRQVFGGQVVGQALYAAKETVPEERLAHSFHSYFLRPGDSQKPIIYDVEVLRDGNSFSARRVAAIQNGKPIFYMTASFQAPEPGFEHQKTMPTTAGPEGLPSETEIAQSLAHLLPPVLKEKFLCDRPLEIRPVEFHNPLKGHVAAPTRQVWIRANGTVPDDIRVHQYLLGYASDLNFLPVALQPHGIGFLEKGIQIATIDHSMWFHRPFNLNEWLLYSVESTSASSARGFVRGEFYTQDGALVASTVQEGVMRNHN, encoded by the coding sequence ATGAGTCAGACACTAAATAATTTGCTGACATTGTTGAATCTGGAAAAAATCGAAGAAGGACTCTTTCGGGGCCAAAGTGAAGACTTAGGGCTGCGTCAGGTATTTGGCGGTCAGGTGGTGGGCCAGGCGTTATATGCCGCCAAAGAGACGGTGCCGGAAGAGCGACTGGCGCATTCATTCCACAGTTATTTTCTGCGGCCGGGCGATAGCCAAAAGCCCATTATCTATGACGTAGAAGTGCTGCGCGATGGGAATAGCTTCAGCGCCCGTCGCGTTGCCGCCATTCAGAACGGGAAACCCATTTTTTACATGACCGCCTCATTCCAGGCGCCGGAACCGGGTTTTGAACATCAAAAAACCATGCCGACGACAGCCGGGCCGGAAGGACTGCCGTCAGAAACGGAAATCGCGCAGTCGCTGGCGCATTTACTGCCGCCGGTTCTGAAAGAAAAGTTTCTCTGCGATCGCCCCCTGGAAATTCGTCCTGTCGAATTTCACAATCCACTAAAAGGTCACGTCGCCGCGCCTACGCGTCAGGTATGGATTCGCGCCAACGGCACCGTTCCGGATGACATTCGCGTCCATCAATATTTACTGGGATATGCCTCTGACCTGAATTTCCTTCCCGTCGCGCTTCAGCCTCACGGCATCGGTTTTCTGGAAAAGGGCATTCAGATCGCCACTATCGATCACTCTATGTGGTTCCATCGTCCGTTCAATCTTAATGAATGGCTACTTTATAGCGTGGAGAGTACTTCCGCCTCCAGCGCCCGAGGCTTTGTTCGCGGCGAGTTTTATACTCAGGATGGCGCGCTGGTCGCTTCAACCGTGCAGGAAGGGGTAATGCGTAATCACAATTAA
- the amtB gene encoding ammonium transporter yields MKIAMIKTTLASLALLPGLTMAAPTVADKADNAFMMICTALVLFMTIPGIALFYGGLIRAKNVLSMLTQVTVTFALVCILWVVYGYSLAFGEGNHFFGNVDGAMLKNIALTAVTGTIYQAIHVAFQGSFACITVGLIVGALAERIRFSAVLIFVMVWFTLSYIPIAHMVWGGGLLAAHGALDFAGGTVVHINAAIAGLVGAYLIGKRVGFGKEAFKPHNLPMVFTGTAILYIGWFGFNAGSAGSANEIAALAFVNTVVATAAAILGWIIGEWTLRGKPSLLGACSGAIAGLVGVTPACGYVGVGGALVIGVIAGLAGLWGVTMLKRLLRVDDPCDVFGVHGVCGIVGCILTGVFAASSLGGVGFVDGVTMGHQVMVQLESIAITAVWSGVVAFVGYKLADILVGLRVPEEQEREGLDVNSHGENAYNA; encoded by the coding sequence ATGAAGATAGCGATGATAAAAACCACCCTGGCTTCACTGGCGCTGCTGCCTGGGCTAACGATGGCCGCGCCGACGGTTGCCGATAAAGCGGATAATGCTTTTATGATGATTTGCACCGCACTGGTATTGTTTATGACGATACCGGGTATCGCGCTGTTTTACGGCGGATTAATTCGCGCTAAAAACGTGCTGTCAATGTTAACGCAAGTGACCGTCACCTTTGCGCTGGTCTGTATTTTATGGGTGGTATATGGCTATTCGCTGGCTTTTGGCGAAGGAAATCATTTCTTCGGTAATGTCGATGGGGCGATGTTGAAGAACATCGCGCTGACGGCGGTAACAGGCACGATTTACCAGGCTATCCATGTCGCGTTTCAGGGATCTTTCGCCTGTATTACCGTCGGGTTGATTGTCGGCGCGCTGGCGGAGCGTATTCGTTTTTCGGCGGTACTGATTTTTGTCATGGTGTGGTTCACACTCTCTTATATTCCAATTGCGCACATGGTGTGGGGCGGCGGTCTGCTGGCTGCTCATGGCGCGCTGGATTTTGCTGGTGGTACGGTGGTGCATATTAACGCCGCTATCGCCGGGTTGGTGGGGGCTTATTTAATTGGCAAACGCGTCGGCTTTGGGAAAGAAGCATTTAAACCCCATAACCTGCCGATGGTCTTTACCGGTACAGCGATTCTGTATATCGGCTGGTTTGGATTTAACGCGGGTTCTGCTGGTAGCGCAAACGAGATAGCAGCGTTGGCCTTTGTGAACACCGTGGTGGCGACCGCCGCCGCGATTCTGGGGTGGATTATCGGCGAGTGGACGCTACGCGGTAAGCCTTCTCTGCTGGGAGCCTGTTCCGGCGCGATTGCCGGTCTGGTTGGCGTGACGCCAGCCTGTGGCTATGTTGGTGTTGGCGGCGCGCTGGTTATCGGCGTTATTGCGGGTCTGGCGGGATTGTGGGGAGTCACCATGCTTAAACGTCTGTTGCGGGTAGATGATCCGTGCGACGTATTTGGCGTTCACGGCGTTTGCGGGATAGTCGGCTGTATCCTGACCGGCGTTTTTGCCGCCAGTTCGCTGGGTGGCGTTGGTTTTGTCGACGGCGTTACGATGGGACATCAGGTTATGGTACAACTGGAAAGTATTGCTATTACGGCCGTCTGGTCCGGCGTTGTCGCGTTCGTTGGTTACAAACTGGCGGATATCCTTGTTGGACTGCGTGTACCGGAAGAGCAGGAGCGCGAGGGGCTGGATGTGAACAGTCACGGCGAGAATGCGTATAACGCGTGA
- the glnK gene encoding nitrogen regulatory protein P-II — MKLVTVVIKPFKLEDVREALSSIGIQGLTVTEVKGFGRQKGHAELYRGAEYSVNFLPKVKIDVAIADDQLEEVIDIVSKAAYTGKIGDGKIFVAELTRVIRIRTGEADEAAL; from the coding sequence ATGAAGCTGGTTACCGTGGTTATCAAACCGTTCAAGCTGGAGGACGTGCGGGAAGCGCTTTCTTCTATTGGCATTCAGGGGCTGACTGTCACCGAAGTGAAAGGGTTTGGCCGTCAGAAAGGGCACGCCGAGCTGTATCGCGGCGCGGAGTACAGCGTGAATTTTCTGCCGAAAGTCAAAATTGATGTGGCTATCGCCGACGACCAACTGGAAGAGGTGATCGATATCGTCAGTAAAGCGGCCTACACCGGAAAGATTGGCGACGGCAAAATTTTCGTTGCAGAGCTCACGCGCGTTATTCGGATTCGTACCGGCGAAGCTGACGAAGCGGCGCTGTAA